Genomic DNA from Peribacillus sp. FSL H8-0477:
TTATTTCTGTTGTCGAAATATATAGCGTAAGAAATAGAGAGGATGAATTCTAATGACCTTATCTGGTATTCTCGCAGAAGATTTATTTGATTTAAAATCAGTTACCGATCCCCAGCTGTCTCCCGACGGATCGTATGTTGCCTTTGTAGAAACAAGCATTGACAAGGAAGATGAAGAGTACCTATCTAATTTGTTTGTTCATCATTTTCCTACAAACCAAACAACCCAATGGACGTTTGGCAGTCATCGACATTCTTCACCACGTTGGTCTCCCAATGGTGAGAGTCTTGCCTTTCTATCAAACCGTACTGGAAAAAACCAATTATATGTTTTACAACTTGCCGGCGGTGAAGCTAACAAACTGACGGATCTTGAAAATGGGGCTTCCACACCTATATGGTCTCCTGATTCGAAATCGATTCTTTTTTCAACAGCCATTAAATCAGGAAAAACACTCCATGAAAAGATTGAGAAACCTAAAAAGGAGAAAAAGACCGCTAAAATTTATGATCGCATTAAATATAAAGCAGATGGGAAAGGCTATCTGGAAGATACCTTTAGTCAGCTTGTGATAATCGATGCTAAGACGGGTGATACTAAGCAGTTAACCAATGGTGATCAACATTATAATCCAAGTTCTTGGTCTCCAGATGGAAAGCAGATTGCTTACACAGGAAATGATTCCGCGGACCGGGATTATCAATTGAATGATGACGTATTTATTCTTGAAATCGATTCGGATAAAACAGAGAAAATCACGCCTGGGACCGGCTTCTTCAATGATCCCAAATGGTCACCTGATGGTACTTGGATCTCTATTATTGGTCACGAACGTGAGTATCAAGGTGCAACACTTAGTAAAATCTGGTTATACAATACTATTGACCAATCATTCGTTTGTCTAACTTCTGAATGGGATGTTCAAGTTGGCGATGTAAGTGCCGCAGACTTCCATATTGGAACCGTTGATCCTGGTTTACTTTGGACAAATGACAGCCAAGGCTTTTACTTCCTAATCAGTGATCACGGGAATGTCAGCGTTTATTATGGGTCAGTGGATGGAGCGATGTATCCTTCCCTAAATGGACAACAGCATGTGTATGGATTGACAATCAATCCAGAAACTCATGAAGCGGTTCTGGCTATCAGTACACCTGTACAGCCAGGCGATTTGTATACATATAATCTTTCAACTGGCGAACTCGCTCAGTTAACGTTTATCAATGATGAACTTCTTAAAACCCGTAGTCTTTCAGAAGCTGAAGCAATCAGTTTTCCATCAAGTGATGGACGTGAGATTCATGGATGGATAATGAAACCCGTGAACTATGATCCAGAAAAACGGTATCCATTGGTATTAGAAATACATGGCGGCCCTCATGCGATGTACGCGAATACCTATTTCCATGAATTCCAAACACTCACAGCTCAAGGCTATACCATATTGTTTACCAACCCACGGGGAAGCCACGGCTACGGACAGGAGTTTGTTCAAGGTTGTGTAGGCGATTATGGCGGCATGGACTACCAAGATTTAATGGCAGCTGTTGATTATGCAGTAAACAGTTATGATTTTCTTGACGAACAACAATTGGCAGTTACCGGAGGAAGTTACGGCGGATTTATGACTAATTGGATTGTCGGCCATACCAACCGCTTCAAGGCAGCTGTTACACAGCGCTGTATTAGTAACTGGTTAAGTTTTTATGGAGTAAGTGACATTGGCTATTTCTTTACAGAGTGGGAAATGGAAGGGGACATCTTCGAATCTCCGGAAAAATTATGGCATCATTCACCTCTTAAATATGCGGCGAATGTGCAGACTCCACTCTTGCTGTTACACGGAGAATTAGACTTCCGTTGCCCAATTGAACAATCCGAACAATTTTTCACTGCTCTTAAGAGACAGAAAAAAGAGGCCGTTCTCGTATCCTTCCCAGATGAGACTCACGAAGTTTCACGCAGCGGCTCTCCACGACTGCGCCTGCAACATACAGAACAAATCAGAGATTGGTTTAATAAATATCTATAACAAAGAGAAGGCTGTCACATTTGACAGCCTTCTTTGTTTGGCTAATAAAGACTATCTTCCTCTCTTAAAAAGCCTTCCGCACAAGAATGGCCCTCAAGCGCACACAATTTGCCCGATTCCGCACACTAATCCCTTCGAAGCGCACATTAATCTTGCTGTTCCGCACATACCAGCTGCTGAGTACTCCAATCACTCCAGCAGCGCAGGTTCAATGCCCGTTTGTCTTATGAAAACGTGTACCTTGCTTTTAGCTAGCCTTGATTTTTCACTCTTGTTCAGACTTTAGCGACTATTTTTAACAACCCCTGCCATCTGGAAAAAAGTCTTCCGCACAGGAATAGATCTCAAGCGCACACAATTTGCCCGTTTTCGCACACTAATCCGTTCCAAGCGCACAATAATCTAGTTGTTCCGCACATAAACTCTTCTGTTCCGCACATACCAGATCTGCCGGGGCGCTCCAATCACTCCAGCAGCTCAGATTCAATGGCCGTTTGTCTTATCAAAACGTGTATCTTGCCTTTAGCTGGCCTTGTTTTTCCACTTTTGACTTTAGCGACTATTTTTAACAACCCCTGCCATCTAGAAAAAAGTCTTCCGCACAGGAATATACCCAAAGCGCACACAATTTGCTCGTTTCCGCACACTAATCCGTTCCAAGCGCACAATAATCTTGCTGTTCCGCACATAAACTCTACTGTTCCGATTAAGTCCATATAATTGTGTAAAAAAAGAGAGTCATTTTATTCGCTCTTGGAAACAATGTTTTCACCATGAAAACACATTGAAAAGAGGGAATATAATGACTCAGTTACAGTTTAACCTTGATATCGATCTTTTAAAACTTTCCATTATGAATTCTAATCTTGATGCCGTGATTAAATCAGCGGTTGTGTTGATCTTAAATGAGTTTATGGAGAAAGAGAGAGACAACCATCTACAAGTTTCATCTTATGAGCGCTCTACCGAGCGTCAGGATTATCGAAATGGCTATTATGAACGTGATTTTACGATGAGTATTGGCAAGATTAAATTGAAGGTCCCTAGAACACGTAATGGCGACTTTTCCCCTTCTGTATTTGAAAAATATGCTCGGGTCGATCAAGCGCTCGTCCTTTCCATGTTAGAGATGGTAATCAATGGAGTTTCTACACGAAAGGTTACTCATATTGTCGAACAGCTATGCGGTGAAAATGTCTCAAAATCCTTCGTTTCATCGCTGACTGAAAAGCTTGATCCCATTGTTAATGGCTGGGCAGGGAGGCCCCTCAATACCACGTACTACCCCTTTGTTTTCGTAGATGCCATGTATATCAAGGTGCGTGAGCACCATCAAGTTGTCTCAAAAGCCGTATATATTGCGACTGCCCTTACGGAACAGAATAAGCGAGAGATTCTAGGGCTCCATGTAGATCATGTAGAAAGCTTTGAATCTTGGTCACAGTTCTTTAAGCAACTAAAATCCCGCGGTCTTCAATCCCCGAAACTGGTGATTTCTGATGCCCATCAAGGGTTAGTCAAAGCAGTCCAACGGGAATTCATTGGGACCAGCTGGCAACGGTGCAATGTCCATTTTAAACGGAACATTATCGAAAAACTGCCTAAAAAGGGATCATCTGATATTCGCTTGATGATTAAACGGGTATTTGAAGCAGTCACGATAGATGATATTCGTCTATTTAAAACGGAGTTAATAAATAAATTTGGTGAGGAATCAAAATATGAAAAAGCCCTTCAAATTTTGGATGAAGGGTTCGAAGACACCATTCAATACATGAATCACCCTGAAAAAATCAGGCAGCACATTCGTAGTACAAATTCGCTGGAGCGTTTAAATCAAGAAGTACGCAGAAGAGAAAGAGTAATCCGGATCTTTCCTAATACCCAATCTGCTTTCCGATTAGTAGGTGCTCTCTTAATGCAATATCAAGACACAGTTTACGACAAGAAAAAAGCATTGTCGAAGTAGTTATTTTTCAAAACTTCCATCATGAATCATTTCACATTCAAACAGGGCTGTCAAAGTGAAAAGCCTTTGACAGCCCTGCCCGAATGCGAGAGAAAATGGCCATGGAAGTTTCCAAAAAAAAGTGTAAGGTTAGGGTTTTGTGCAACTCTAAAAACAGTTTTTTATCCGTTTGAAAGCGTCCAATTAATCAGAGTGAAAACATTGTTAACGAATTTACACAATAATAAGGACTTGACTACTGTTCCGCACATCACGTCTGCTGGGGCGCTCCAATCACTCCAGCAGCGCAGGTTCAATGCCCGTTTGTCTTATGAAAACGTGTATCTTACCTTTAGCTAGCCTTGACTTTTCACTCTTGTTCAGACTTTAGCGACTC
This window encodes:
- a CDS encoding S9 family peptidase is translated as MTLSGILAEDLFDLKSVTDPQLSPDGSYVAFVETSIDKEDEEYLSNLFVHHFPTNQTTQWTFGSHRHSSPRWSPNGESLAFLSNRTGKNQLYVLQLAGGEANKLTDLENGASTPIWSPDSKSILFSTAIKSGKTLHEKIEKPKKEKKTAKIYDRIKYKADGKGYLEDTFSQLVIIDAKTGDTKQLTNGDQHYNPSSWSPDGKQIAYTGNDSADRDYQLNDDVFILEIDSDKTEKITPGTGFFNDPKWSPDGTWISIIGHEREYQGATLSKIWLYNTIDQSFVCLTSEWDVQVGDVSAADFHIGTVDPGLLWTNDSQGFYFLISDHGNVSVYYGSVDGAMYPSLNGQQHVYGLTINPETHEAVLAISTPVQPGDLYTYNLSTGELAQLTFINDELLKTRSLSEAEAISFPSSDGREIHGWIMKPVNYDPEKRYPLVLEIHGGPHAMYANTYFHEFQTLTAQGYTILFTNPRGSHGYGQEFVQGCVGDYGGMDYQDLMAAVDYAVNSYDFLDEQQLAVTGGSYGGFMTNWIVGHTNRFKAAVTQRCISNWLSFYGVSDIGYFFTEWEMEGDIFESPEKLWHHSPLKYAANVQTPLLLLHGELDFRCPIEQSEQFFTALKRQKKEAVLVSFPDETHEVSRSGSPRLRLQHTEQIRDWFNKYL
- a CDS encoding IS256 family transposase, with the protein product MTQLQFNLDIDLLKLSIMNSNLDAVIKSAVVLILNEFMEKERDNHLQVSSYERSTERQDYRNGYYERDFTMSIGKIKLKVPRTRNGDFSPSVFEKYARVDQALVLSMLEMVINGVSTRKVTHIVEQLCGENVSKSFVSSLTEKLDPIVNGWAGRPLNTTYYPFVFVDAMYIKVREHHQVVSKAVYIATALTEQNKREILGLHVDHVESFESWSQFFKQLKSRGLQSPKLVISDAHQGLVKAVQREFIGTSWQRCNVHFKRNIIEKLPKKGSSDIRLMIKRVFEAVTIDDIRLFKTELINKFGEESKYEKALQILDEGFEDTIQYMNHPEKIRQHIRSTNSLERLNQEVRRRERVIRIFPNTQSAFRLVGALLMQYQDTVYDKKKALSK